Proteins encoded together in one Flavobacteriales bacterium window:
- a CDS encoding fatty acid desaturase family protein, which yields MNANDYLSKDEIQRLLKKSNVKAALEILDTWFWICIAFAISGIWPNPFTIIVSIWILGGKQLACAIIMHDTSHHAQFETKRANEIFGNLFGGFPIFLDVARYRPYHLSHHSHTGKDNDPDIDLTKGYPAGTKSLIRKIARDLTGLTGLKILVALVMIQSELWRFNLGGRVERISKSERKGLWHIFLFFKNMAGPIVVNTLMWFALWSTGNGWLYLLWIVAYFTTYQFCLRIRSIAEHSVVPDRTDNHLNTRTTYANFIEKMLSAPHHVNYHAEHHLLMTVPSYNLPKMHRLLKARGYFDKGLLKPNYLEIIKLAA from the coding sequence ATGAACGCCAACGACTATTTAAGCAAAGATGAAATACAACGCTTGCTTAAAAAATCGAACGTAAAGGCGGCATTAGAAATATTGGATACATGGTTCTGGATCTGCATTGCTTTTGCCATTTCTGGCATCTGGCCGAATCCGTTCACAATCATTGTTTCGATTTGGATCCTTGGCGGTAAGCAGCTTGCCTGCGCCATCATTATGCACGACACATCGCATCATGCGCAATTTGAAACTAAACGGGCAAACGAAATATTCGGAAACCTGTTCGGTGGCTTCCCCATATTCTTAGATGTTGCTCGTTATCGTCCCTATCATCTCTCCCACCACTCTCATACTGGAAAGGATAATGATCCAGACATTGACCTTACGAAAGGCTATCCGGCAGGAACAAAAAGTCTGATACGGAAAATCGCCAGAGACCTAACGGGACTGACTGGTTTGAAAATCCTTGTGGCACTGGTCATGATTCAATCCGAGCTATGGAGATTCAATTTAGGAGGACGAGTTGAACGGATTTCTAAATCGGAACGAAAAGGCCTTTGGCACATATTCCTGTTTTTCAAGAATATGGCCGGTCCAATAGTCGTGAACACCTTAATGTGGTTTGCGCTATGGTCAACAGGAAATGGCTGGCTTTACCTATTGTGGATCGTTGCCTATTTCACCACTTATCAGTTTTGCTTACGAATTCGATCAATTGCAGAACATAGCGTTGTTCCTGATAGAACTGATAATCATCTGAACACAAGAACAACTTACGCCAACTTCATTGAGAAAATGCTATCCGCACCGCACCATGTCAATTATCATGCTGAGCACCATTTGCTAATGACAGTTCCGAGCTACAACCTTCCGAAAATGCACAGGCTTTTAAAGGCTAGAGGATACTTCGACAAAGGCTTGCTAAAGCCGAATTACCTCGAGATAATCAAGTTAGCTGCGTAG
- a CDS encoding TonB-dependent receptor: MKKLLFAVILGISVHSGFAQEFGTLSGTVSDDATDETLIGANVVMLEDRGRGASTDIDGNYSFTLPPGKHQVICSFTGMKADTISVVIVSGKITNRNIILGMNVEQLGTVVVSAGRFEQKLEELTVTMNVIKPELIENRNSMNITSALEQTPGLTIMDEEPQIRSGSGYSFGIGSRVAILVDDLPVLNGDIGKAEWSFIPTENVEQIEVIKGASSVLYGSSALSGAINVRTAFPKDKPLTKVNIFTGFRSAILEDDASVGKRIANFFGLDASKANGKKWWDGVANFSGMNFMHSRKIKQLDVVIGGNFLYDYGYIGPQRPVKSVAPSDLAGLGYVDLFNTDKDTVADIPNDKVREVRGRLNFNLRYRNKKVSGLNYGLNGNFMRSSKNFSLVWQSTEFDQSGQYRSYPGTMTLTEITTFYLDPFVNYVTPIGVQHTFRSRILYNHSDNSNNQSVQSTVYFGEYQLHRTFEKMKDLNVIVGASGSYTQSKSAIFVGGDSSGVNNAKNFSLYMQLDKKFFKAVNVSVGVRGEYFQINTTEFVVRPVFRTGLSWKAGRESYIRGSYGQGYRFPTIAEKYILTSSGGLGVFPNPDLKPETSWNMELGFKQGFKIGKFMGYFDLVGFWQEYNNSIQFVMGRYSKDDVLPGFKFLNTGRNRVRGIETSVMGGGQFTKSLGMSVIVGYTYTIPESVEPEKVFYSDSTGGGSVQQHTHYSTSIDSTKILKYRFQHLVNLDLEFTYRKWSLGYTFRYYSYMKNIDKVLYSLDSNVKEATGHDQFDSGIITQRGDTELQDWPSGTAPPYYVISDKHKGNYVMDARVSFQVSGWLKAAFIVNNLLNSSYSLRPLKMEQPRTASIQFTVKV, encoded by the coding sequence ATGAAGAAGTTGTTGTTTGCCGTCATTTTGGGAATTTCCGTTCACTCTGGTTTTGCGCAGGAGTTTGGAACTTTATCAGGGACGGTTTCGGATGATGCCACTGACGAAACACTGATAGGTGCCAATGTGGTGATGTTGGAAGATAGAGGCAGAGGCGCATCTACAGACATTGATGGTAATTACTCATTCACACTTCCTCCAGGAAAACATCAGGTAATCTGTTCGTTCACAGGTATGAAAGCAGATACGATATCGGTTGTTATCGTGAGTGGTAAGATTACGAACAGGAACATTATTCTCGGGATGAATGTGGAACAGCTTGGAACGGTAGTGGTTTCAGCGGGTAGGTTTGAACAGAAGCTGGAAGAACTTACGGTCACTATGAATGTGATCAAACCGGAACTTATTGAAAACCGGAATTCCATGAACATCACTTCTGCGTTGGAACAAACTCCAGGTCTTACCATCATGGACGAAGAACCACAGATAAGAAGTGGTAGTGGCTACAGTTTTGGAATAGGAAGTAGGGTTGCCATTCTGGTTGATGATCTTCCTGTTTTGAATGGTGACATCGGTAAAGCAGAATGGAGCTTCATTCCTACGGAAAATGTGGAGCAGATTGAAGTTATAAAAGGCGCATCATCCGTACTATATGGTTCTTCTGCTTTGAGTGGAGCAATTAACGTTCGAACGGCATTTCCGAAAGACAAGCCATTAACCAAGGTCAATATTTTCACAGGCTTTAGAAGCGCGATTCTAGAAGACGATGCTTCAGTGGGGAAACGAATTGCCAACTTCTTCGGATTGGATGCTTCCAAGGCCAACGGCAAAAAATGGTGGGATGGCGTGGCCAATTTTTCAGGCATGAACTTCATGCATTCTAGAAAAATCAAACAATTGGACGTAGTGATCGGAGGAAATTTCCTCTATGATTATGGCTACATCGGACCGCAAAGGCCCGTGAAGTCTGTAGCACCTAGCGACTTGGCTGGCTTAGGTTATGTGGACCTATTCAATACTGATAAGGATACTGTTGCTGATATTCCGAACGACAAGGTGCGGGAGGTAAGAGGAAGATTGAATTTCAATTTGCGCTATCGCAATAAGAAGGTGAGTGGATTGAATTACGGATTGAACGGGAACTTCATGCGAAGCAGCAAGAATTTTTCGCTTGTTTGGCAATCCACAGAATTTGACCAATCAGGACAGTATCGTTCTTATCCTGGTACGATGACGCTTACGGAGATCACTACTTTTTATTTGGATCCATTTGTGAATTACGTAACGCCAATTGGCGTGCAACACACTTTCCGGTCAAGAATATTGTACAACCACAGCGACAATTCGAACAACCAATCTGTACAAAGCACGGTCTATTTTGGCGAATACCAATTGCACCGAACGTTCGAGAAAATGAAAGACCTGAATGTGATTGTCGGTGCATCTGGGAGCTATACTCAATCAAAATCTGCCATTTTCGTAGGAGGAGACTCATCTGGCGTAAACAATGCCAAGAATTTCAGCCTGTACATGCAGTTGGACAAGAAGTTCTTCAAAGCGGTTAATGTTTCGGTAGGAGTGAGAGGAGAGTATTTTCAGATCAATACAACAGAATTTGTTGTTAGACCTGTGTTTAGAACGGGGCTAAGTTGGAAGGCTGGCAGAGAGAGCTACATTCGAGGTTCGTATGGTCAGGGATATCGTTTCCCGACAATTGCCGAGAAGTATATTCTCACAAGTTCTGGTGGCTTGGGCGTATTTCCAAACCCAGATTTGAAGCCTGAAACCAGCTGGAACATGGAACTAGGTTTCAAGCAAGGTTTCAAGATCGGAAAATTCATGGGCTATTTTGACCTGGTTGGATTCTGGCAAGAGTACAACAACAGCATTCAGTTCGTAATGGGACGATATTCCAAGGATGATGTGCTTCCTGGGTTCAAGTTCCTTAATACAGGCAGGAATCGAGTGCGAGGAATTGAAACATCTGTAATGGGAGGTGGCCAGTTCACAAAATCATTGGGAATGAGTGTAATTGTTGGATATACGTACACCATTCCTGAATCTGTAGAACCTGAAAAAGTGTTCTATTCAGATTCCACTGGAGGAGGATCCGTTCAGCAACACACTCATTACAGCACATCAATAGACTCGACCAAAATCCTTAAGTATCGTTTTCAGCATTTGGTCAATCTTGATCTTGAGTTTACTTACAGAAAGTGGTCTTTGGGATATACTTTCAGGTATTACAGCTACATGAAGAATATCGATAAGGTGCTTTACAGTCTTGATTCAAATGTCAAGGAAGCAACTGGTCATGATCAATTTGATTCAGGTATCATTACACAACGCGGAGATACGGAGCTTCAGGATTGGCCGTCTGGTACAGCACCACCGTATTACGTTATCAGTGATAAACACAAAGGAAATTACGTGATGGATGCTCGAGTCAGCTTTCAGGTTTCTGGATGGCTGAAGGCTGCGTTCATCGTAAACAATCTGTTGAACAGCTCTTATTCGTTGCGTCCACTTAAAATGGAACAACCAAGAACGGCTTCCATTCAGTTCACTGTAAAAGTTTAG
- a CDS encoding T9SS type A sorting domain-containing protein yields the protein MKKSLLTFISSAFILNAVAQFQPANASFDDWETLNGPISNTYDEPVSWNTANECTAILNVTPVTKSTDAHSGSHSIRLESLDGPGPTIVMNGVVTTAQMICSANSGGQEGGADFSGVMPDSIVGWYKYAPANQDSAYSQIMFLANNDQDTVSYTRVNFTTTVSSWTRFSAPITQATGTPEKLSLFFSSSWGDGAQGQAEIGSIMYVDAVQFIYPFGTGINTVTNENDWNVYPNPVSGILNIQGSSLEPANFELLDITGKRMMLKRIGAGASSLDLSKLVAGVYLYQISSMDGTSVRTGKLLVNP from the coding sequence ATGAAAAAATCATTACTCACTTTTATATCATCAGCTTTCATATTGAATGCTGTCGCTCAATTTCAGCCAGCCAACGCAAGCTTCGATGATTGGGAAACATTGAATGGACCTATCTCTAATACATACGATGAACCAGTAAGTTGGAACACAGCAAACGAGTGTACGGCCATCTTGAACGTAACTCCTGTTACCAAATCTACTGATGCACATTCTGGATCACACTCTATTAGATTAGAGTCGCTTGATGGCCCAGGACCAACTATTGTAATGAACGGTGTGGTTACAACAGCTCAGATGATCTGCTCGGCCAATTCAGGAGGGCAAGAAGGCGGAGCTGATTTTTCTGGAGTCATGCCAGATAGTATTGTAGGGTGGTATAAGTATGCTCCGGCAAATCAGGATTCTGCATATTCTCAGATCATGTTTTTGGCCAATAACGACCAAGATACGGTGTCTTACACAAGAGTGAATTTTACAACCACCGTTTCATCTTGGACTCGTTTTTCAGCACCGATCACACAGGCTACTGGAACACCTGAAAAGTTGAGTCTGTTTTTTAGTTCAAGCTGGGGAGATGGCGCCCAAGGCCAAGCTGAAATTGGTTCAATCATGTATGTAGATGCGGTTCAATTCATTTATCCGTTCGGTACTGGAATCAATACTGTTACCAATGAGAATGATTGGAATGTATATCCAAATCCTGTTTCAGGAATATTGAATATTCAAGGTTCATCGTTGGAACCAGCAAATTTCGAATTGCTGGACATTACGGGAAAACGAATGATGTTGAAAAGAATAGGAGCAGGAGCGTCTTCTCTTGACTTAAGTAAATTAGTTGCAGGTGTATATCTGTATCAGATCAGTTCTATGGATGGTACATCTGTACGAACAGGAAAATTATTGGTAAATCCTTAA
- a CDS encoding cysteine desulfurase, whose translation MKIYLDNAATTQIDSEVIEAMCKVMQENYGNPSSVHGFGRQARAEIERARRTVSSLLKVSPSEIFFTSGGTEADNMAILCSIRDLGVKHIITSKIEHHAILHSVEAAEAEHNVKVNYVKLTENGHVDLADLEQLLSESENTLVSLMHANNEIGNLIELKKVSELCRKYGAYFHSDTVQTMCHYAFDLSALDIDFITASAHKFHGPKGIGFLYINSNVRIKPMIHGGAQERNMRGGTENIYGIVGLAKAMEVAYRELEAHHQHIQGLKTYMITELRKHIPDVRFNGDAEGNSLYTVLNVCFPDTPISEMLLFNLDIMGISASGGSACSSGSNVGSHVLAALVRDQKRPAIRFSFSKYNTKDEVDVTVKNLKVLFEKQKALN comes from the coding sequence ATGAAAATTTACCTTGATAACGCGGCAACTACTCAGATTGATTCTGAGGTGATTGAAGCCATGTGTAAGGTGATGCAGGAGAACTATGGTAATCCTTCGTCAGTGCACGGTTTTGGTAGACAGGCGCGAGCGGAAATTGAACGGGCAAGACGAACTGTTTCCTCTTTATTGAAAGTGTCTCCTTCCGAGATTTTCTTCACTTCAGGAGGAACGGAAGCCGATAACATGGCCATTCTTTGCAGCATCCGCGACCTTGGAGTGAAACATATTATCACCTCAAAAATTGAGCATCATGCAATTCTACATTCGGTAGAAGCAGCTGAAGCTGAACATAATGTGAAAGTGAATTATGTGAAACTGACCGAAAATGGTCATGTTGATCTTGCTGATCTGGAACAACTGCTTAGCGAGAGCGAGAACACCTTGGTTTCGTTGATGCATGCCAACAACGAGATCGGAAATCTGATAGAGCTGAAGAAAGTTTCTGAGTTGTGCAGGAAATATGGAGCATATTTTCATTCAGATACAGTTCAGACCATGTGTCACTATGCGTTTGATCTTTCTGCTTTGGATATCGATTTTATAACGGCATCAGCTCATAAATTCCATGGTCCAAAAGGAATCGGTTTCCTGTATATCAATTCAAATGTGCGCATCAAACCAATGATACATGGCGGAGCGCAGGAACGGAATATGCGCGGTGGAACCGAAAACATCTACGGTATTGTTGGACTTGCCAAAGCCATGGAAGTGGCCTATCGCGAATTGGAGGCTCATCATCAGCACATACAAGGATTGAAAACGTACATGATAACTGAGCTTCGGAAGCACATTCCTGACGTTCGTTTTAATGGTGATGCTGAGGGAAATTCGCTTTACACGGTTTTGAACGTCTGTTTCCCAGATACGCCAATTTCAGAAATGCTGCTCTTCAATCTCGATATCATGGGCATTTCAGCCTCTGGTGGAAGCGCTTGTTCGTCAGGAAGCAATGTCGGCTCGCACGTGTTAGCAGCATTGGTACGCGATCAGAAACGACCTGCCATTCGGTTCTCGTTCAGTAAATACAACACGAAGGATGAAGTTGATGTGACCGTTAAGAACCTTAAAGTGCTCTTCGAGAAACAAAAAGCCTTGAATTGA
- the glmM gene encoding phosphoglucosamine mutase: MTLIKSISGIRGTIGGKTGDGLTPLDVVKFTSAYAEFLKKRSSKKKLTVVVGRDARLSGEMVSSLVLGTLTGCGIDVIDLGLSTTPTVEVAVTAEKADGGIILTASHNPKQWNALKLLNELGEFISGEDGTQLLEIAENDAFNFAEVDNLGSIRKMDDYIDRHINMILDLPLVDVEAIKKADFHVAIDCVNSTGGIALPKLLSALGVSKVTELFTEPNGHFPHNPEPLPEHLTELSSTIKKSGADVGFVVDPDVDRLAMVCEDGEMFGEEYTLVAVADFILKNKKGNTVSNLSSTRALRDVTEAAGGTYNASAVGEVNVVSMMKETNAVIGGEGNGGIIYPDLHYGRDALVGIALFLTHLAQTGKTASQLRASYPSYHISKNKISLTPETDVDGILVSMAEKYRSQPVNTVDGVKIEFGKEWVHLRKSNTEPIIRIYSESENESTAENLANKIIGDIKELMKG, from the coding sequence ATGACCTTAATAAAATCGATATCCGGAATTCGGGGAACAATAGGAGGAAAGACAGGAGATGGTCTGACTCCGTTGGACGTGGTAAAATTCACTTCCGCTTACGCTGAATTCTTGAAGAAACGTTCGAGTAAAAAGAAACTGACCGTGGTTGTTGGGCGCGATGCGCGATTGAGCGGAGAGATGGTCAGTAGTTTGGTTCTGGGAACCTTGACCGGCTGCGGAATTGACGTGATCGATCTCGGACTTTCTACTACACCAACGGTGGAAGTTGCCGTGACAGCTGAAAAAGCCGATGGCGGCATTATTCTTACGGCTAGTCACAATCCGAAGCAATGGAATGCGCTGAAATTGTTGAACGAACTAGGTGAGTTTATTTCTGGTGAAGACGGCACACAATTGCTGGAGATCGCTGAAAACGATGCTTTCAATTTTGCTGAAGTGGATAATCTTGGTTCTATCCGAAAAATGGATGATTACATCGATCGGCATATTAATATGATTCTCGATCTTCCACTCGTGGATGTTGAAGCCATCAAAAAAGCAGATTTTCATGTTGCCATCGATTGTGTCAATTCAACAGGCGGCATAGCATTGCCAAAGCTGCTTTCCGCTTTGGGAGTTAGCAAAGTGACAGAATTATTCACTGAACCAAACGGTCATTTTCCGCACAATCCAGAGCCGCTTCCTGAGCATTTGACAGAACTTTCATCAACCATTAAAAAGAGCGGGGCAGATGTGGGTTTTGTGGTTGATCCAGATGTGGACCGTTTGGCGATGGTTTGCGAGGACGGAGAAATGTTCGGAGAAGAGTATACGCTTGTTGCTGTGGCCGATTTCATTCTCAAAAACAAGAAAGGAAATACGGTTTCCAATCTTTCATCAACACGCGCACTACGTGATGTGACGGAAGCTGCTGGTGGAACCTACAATGCGAGTGCCGTGGGCGAAGTGAATGTGGTAAGCATGATGAAGGAAACAAATGCGGTTATTGGTGGCGAGGGCAACGGAGGCATCATTTATCCGGATCTACATTACGGTCGAGATGCGCTTGTTGGAATTGCACTTTTCCTTACCCATTTGGCCCAAACGGGCAAAACGGCTAGTCAGCTTAGAGCGTCTTATCCGAGTTATCACATTTCCAAGAACAAAATATCGCTCACGCCAGAAACTGATGTTGATGGAATTCTTGTTTCAATGGCAGAGAAGTATAGATCTCAACCAGTGAATACCGTTGATGGCGTGAAGATCGAGTTTGGTAAGGAATGGGTTCATCTCCGAAAATCGAACACAGAGCCGATCATTCGTATTTATAGCGAAAGTGAGAACGAAAGCACAGCCGAAAACTTGGCGAATAAGATCATCGGAGACATCAAAGAGTTGATGAAAGGTTGA
- a CDS encoding tetratricopeptide repeat protein, with translation MHSNSGDEQEEERLNECVVRFEHMLAHDDQYYFDVADLEELIDHYMDRLELEKAWKVLELASSQHPHSSEFELKRADILGLKGDYEGAMKSINLLEAIMPNNPEMLITKGSILSKLGKHEQAVEIYNRALETAENPSDVRLLLSYEYQSLGNQLEALSQLKIGLMDSPTDQALIYEISFLFDMMGDSDSAIEFFTKYLDEHPYQYNAWYNLSTFYIKQKDFEKAIWALEFCLAVSDKHLMALQEIGDCFLEIENWDKAEEHFEEVLLLDEDNVDALIGIAECSEGREDFELAFERYKEIADSDAFHSEAWYGMAVVREKQERYSECLPYIEKALEIDPTDPEYWNFLADLKEQSGDYEAAIDALEKANSISPEEERFWISKAELIFHHVDREMGTEVLMEALKISPENAELHYRQAAFLLASGQIVEGLNFLQNGLELDYHKHLLLFEQFPEAINIPRVMDLIQIYGQ, from the coding sequence ATGCATTCTAACTCTGGAGACGAACAGGAAGAAGAACGACTGAACGAGTGCGTTGTGCGTTTCGAGCATATGCTTGCACACGATGATCAATACTATTTTGACGTTGCGGACCTCGAGGAGCTGATCGATCATTATATGGATAGGCTCGAGTTGGAAAAAGCGTGGAAGGTGCTTGAATTGGCTTCTAGCCAGCACCCACACAGCAGCGAATTTGAACTGAAACGGGCCGATATTCTAGGGCTGAAAGGCGATTATGAAGGCGCCATGAAATCCATTAATCTGTTAGAGGCCATTATGCCCAACAATCCGGAAATGCTGATTACCAAAGGCAGCATTTTAAGTAAACTTGGCAAGCACGAACAAGCGGTTGAGATTTACAATCGGGCATTGGAAACTGCCGAAAATCCGAGTGATGTCCGATTGTTGCTTTCCTACGAATATCAATCGCTCGGCAATCAATTGGAAGCTTTAAGCCAACTGAAGATCGGATTAATGGATTCTCCAACCGATCAAGCATTGATCTACGAGATCAGTTTCCTGTTCGATATGATGGGCGATAGCGATTCGGCCATTGAATTTTTCACAAAGTATTTGGACGAGCATCCGTATCAATACAATGCTTGGTACAACTTATCAACGTTTTATATCAAGCAAAAAGATTTTGAAAAAGCCATTTGGGCACTTGAATTCTGCTTGGCAGTAAGTGACAAACACTTGATGGCGCTACAGGAAATCGGTGATTGTTTTCTTGAAATTGAAAATTGGGATAAAGCCGAGGAACATTTCGAGGAAGTCCTGTTGCTCGATGAAGATAACGTGGATGCGCTGATCGGAATTGCCGAATGTTCTGAAGGACGAGAGGATTTCGAACTAGCTTTTGAACGCTACAAGGAAATTGCAGATTCGGATGCGTTTCATTCAGAAGCTTGGTATGGAATGGCCGTGGTGAGAGAGAAACAAGAACGCTACAGCGAGTGCTTACCGTACATAGAAAAAGCACTGGAAATTGACCCGACCGATCCTGAATATTGGAACTTTCTGGCCGATCTGAAAGAACAATCTGGTGATTACGAAGCGGCCATCGATGCATTGGAAAAAGCCAATTCCATCAGCCCTGAAGAAGAACGGTTTTGGATTTCTAAAGCAGAACTCATCTTTCATCATGTTGATCGGGAAATGGGAACTGAAGTGCTGATGGAAGCGTTGAAAATTTCTCCAGAAAATGCAGAGTTGCATTATAGACAAGCTGCTTTCCTGCTGGCTTCTGGTCAAATAGTTGAAGGTTTGAACTTTCTACAGAATGGCCTCGAACTGGATTATCACAAACACCTACTTTTGTTCGAGCAATTTCCTGAAGCCATCAACATACCACGGGTAATGGATCTCATTCAGATCTACGGTCAATAA
- a CDS encoding phosphosulfolactate synthase encodes MNFELSNIPERASKPREAGLTMVMDKGLSLREAENLIESSDHLTDLVKLGFGTSLITKHLAEKIKLYQDAGIMVYLGGTLFEAFLIRGQFDDYRKLLHKLGLDTAEVSDGSIELNHNTKCELIHEMAKDFRTLSEVGSKEAGIIIHPSKWKNMMKAELEAGSWKVIAEARESGNVGIYRPNGSAHVSLINKILDVIPKDSILWEAPIKAQQVWFINQLGANVNLGNIAPNEVIPLETLRLGVRGDTFFNYLPQDIDVNKVIAKSKKK; translated from the coding sequence ATGAATTTCGAACTAAGTAACATCCCAGAAAGAGCGTCCAAACCCAGAGAAGCTGGGTTAACCATGGTGATGGACAAAGGTTTGAGCTTGCGTGAAGCTGAAAACCTGATTGAATCCAGTGATCATCTCACCGATCTTGTCAAACTCGGTTTTGGCACTTCGCTCATTACCAAGCATCTGGCGGAGAAGATCAAACTGTACCAAGATGCGGGAATCATGGTCTATTTGGGCGGAACGCTTTTCGAGGCATTTTTGATCCGCGGCCAATTTGACGATTACCGTAAACTGCTACATAAATTAGGATTGGATACTGCTGAGGTTTCGGATGGTTCAATTGAATTGAACCACAACACGAAATGCGAGCTTATTCATGAAATGGCCAAAGATTTCAGAACACTTTCTGAGGTTGGCTCGAAGGAAGCAGGTATCATCATTCATCCAAGCAAATGGAAGAATATGATGAAAGCTGAATTGGAAGCTGGTTCGTGGAAAGTGATTGCTGAAGCACGAGAAAGTGGAAATGTTGGTATTTATCGCCCAAATGGTTCTGCTCACGTTTCACTCATCAATAAGATATTGGATGTGATTCCGAAGGACAGCATTCTTTGGGAAGCACCTATAAAGGCACAGCAAGTGTGGTTCATCAATCAGTTGGGCGCTAATGTGAACTTAGGAAACATTGCTCCAAACGAGGTAATTCCGCTCGAAACGCTTCGCTTAGGTGTACGTGGAGATACGTTCTTCAACTATCTGCCGCAAGACATCGATGTGAATAAAGTGATTGCAAAATCGAAGAAAAAATAA
- a CDS encoding rhodanese-like domain-containing protein: protein MKELSVLQLKEMKDASKAFQLIDVREPWEVEICSIGGEHIPMGEILERAYEIKKDIPVIIHCRSGARSSNVINALEMQLGLTNLHNLKGGILAWADEVDQSLEKY, encoded by the coding sequence ATGAAAGAACTGTCTGTTCTGCAATTGAAGGAAATGAAAGATGCCAGCAAGGCATTCCAATTGATTGATGTGCGCGAACCTTGGGAAGTGGAGATCTGCAGTATTGGCGGAGAACATATTCCGATGGGAGAAATTCTGGAACGTGCGTATGAGATCAAAAAAGACATTCCGGTAATAATACATTGCCGAAGTGGAGCACGTTCATCCAACGTTATCAATGCTTTAGAAATGCAGCTTGGACTCACCAACCTGCATAACTTGAAGGGAGGAATTTTGGCTTGGGCCGATGAGGTTGATCAAAGTTTGGAAAAGTATTAA
- a CDS encoding DUF368 domain-containing protein, with translation MATETNSRSTKDFVFLYLKGMSMGAADVVPGVSGGTIAFITGIYEELLETIKGFNLSVFKTLKDQGVKAAWKQTNATFLVVLLAGIFTSVISLAKGITYLLDTFPVLLWAFFFGLIVASSLIIGRYIKAWGMKEIIALVAGVAIAFYITIAAPSQMPEGLIFIFLAGCIAICAMILPGISGSFILLLLGAYGTVLGSISGLVDGLKAVDIESIIKFGTNIIVFILGCVVGIISFSNVLSWMFKRAYNLTMALLTGFMIGSLNKVWPWKETLEFRINSHGEEVPFLQSNVTPMRFEELTGEASQLWLALGLCIAGFLLVFIMEKMASQKG, from the coding sequence ATGGCCACTGAAACCAATTCACGGAGCACAAAAGACTTCGTTTTCCTCTATTTGAAAGGCATGTCCATGGGCGCTGCCGATGTGGTACCAGGCGTTTCTGGAGGAACCATCGCGTTCATCACCGGTATTTACGAAGAACTGCTCGAAACCATCAAAGGATTCAATCTTTCGGTCTTTAAAACACTGAAGGATCAAGGCGTAAAAGCTGCTTGGAAACAGACGAATGCCACTTTTCTCGTGGTGTTGTTGGCAGGCATTTTCACGAGTGTTATAAGTCTGGCAAAAGGCATTACCTACTTGCTCGATACTTTTCCTGTGTTGCTTTGGGCCTTCTTTTTCGGATTGATCGTTGCCTCAAGTCTCATCATTGGACGCTACATCAAAGCCTGGGGGATGAAGGAAATTATTGCCTTGGTGGCAGGAGTGGCCATTGCATTCTATATCACCATTGCCGCACCTTCTCAAATGCCTGAAGGTCTGATTTTCATTTTCTTGGCTGGTTGCATTGCTATTTGTGCCATGATATTGCCAGGTATTTCTGGAAGTTTCATTTTGCTTTTACTAGGTGCTTACGGTACTGTTCTTGGGTCTATCAGTGGTTTAGTTGATGGGTTAAAAGCTGTTGATATTGAGTCAATTATAAAATTCGGAACAAACATCATCGTATTCATTCTTGGTTGTGTTGTCGGCATCATTTCTTTCTCGAACGTCCTTTCTTGGATGTTCAAAAGAGCTTATAATCTGACCATGGCGTTGCTTACTGGTTTCATGATCGGTTCGCTGAATAAAGTTTGGCCATGGAAAGAAACGCTCGAATTCAGAATCAACAGTCATGGAGAAGAAGTTCCGTTTCTTCAATCGAACGTTACTCCAATGCGCTTTGAAGAATTGACAGGAGAAGCATCGCAGCTTTGGCTGGCCCTTGGACTTTGCATTGCAGGATTTCTTCTCGTATTCATCATGGAAAAAATGGCATCGCAGAAAGGATGA